AGGCGGGGGCGATTGTGGTCGCATTGCCAAGTGATGCCGAGAATGTCTTTATCACTCTGTCGGCTCGCAACTTGTGTCCCTCGATCCGCATCGTTGCACTCGCTGACCAAGAGAGCACCTCGCGGAAGCTACGTCAGGCTGGCGCAAACGAGGTTGTCATGGGGCACCAGATGGTCGCCGAATACATGTCACGTCTGGTAACACGTCCGACCGCGGCGCAGTTCTTTTCGTCGTTGACGCAGCCCGAATTCCAAGACCTGATGTTGGACGAACTGGCCATCCCTGAGGGCAGCAGTTTGCAGAATCGATCGATCGCCGCACTGCGGATTCGTGATCGAGATCAGCTATTGGTCGTCGCCGTAAAAACAAAAGAGGATACGCTGGATTTTAATCCGCCAGGTGACCGCGTTTTCAAATCTGGTGAGACCGTCCTGGTGATGGGAAAGCAGAAGGACGTGACCAGTTTTAAAAAGACGTACGGATTGATCGATACGGTTGATTGAGACTCATCGATATCGTCCACGCAGCTCACGGTAGATTTCGTTCGCGGGTTTGCTCCGCTGCAACCGTTGCTGGTGTGTGTTCTCGTCGCGTCGGATTTTCGAATCCAATGCGTGCTCGACTCGCTTCAGCAATCGTCGTGGATCGACCGGTTTCATCAAGACTTCTCTGGCGCCCAGGTCGATGGCGCGTCGATGGATCTCGGGCGAATCATTCCCGGTGACGACAATGATTGGCACGTTCTTTAGCGAGGGCTCATCGCGAGCGACTTGCAGCAGGTAATTGCCACTGACGTCGGGCATCGAGATGTCGACGAGCACCAAGTCCGGGCTTTCTTGTTTCATCCGGCCTGCGGCGTCAATGGAGTCGCAGATTCCGACAACATTCCAATAGCCTGCAACATTTAAATGCGCAGTGATCACATCGATGACGATTTGCTCATCGTCGATTACGAGTATTTTGCTATTGGAAATGTTCTTGTCACGATCGAACATAGAATCGCTCCATGCGTTTAGACCTCCGCGCTAACGCTTGTCAGAAAAGTCGCTTTCTGCCGGTATCCGTCTGTCAGTGCACGTCGTTCTTGCAGCGCGTCCGAGTTCGCGTCATCAG
The Stieleria sp. JC731 genome window above contains:
- a CDS encoding response regulator, with product MFDRDKNISNSKILVIDDEQIVIDVITAHLNVAGYWNVVGICDSIDAAGRMKQESPDLVLVDISMPDVSGNYLLQVARDEPSLKNVPIIVVTGNDSPEIHRRAIDLGAREVLMKPVDPRRLLKRVEHALDSKIRRDENTHQQRLQRSKPANEIYRELRGRYR